One genomic window of Desulfovibrio psychrotolerans includes the following:
- a CDS encoding PxxKW family cysteine-rich protein: MSANFEGAVKTAEGVLFNGVICQPVVEKCEGCDRTKQFEDATYCGSYAQPAAKWALGACNFATHVKASLDKQGKVKLNPLKASKRAAKGR, encoded by the coding sequence ATGAGTGCCAATTTTGAAGGTGCAGTAAAGACTGCGGAAGGCGTGCTCTTCAACGGCGTTATCTGCCAGCCCGTAGTGGAAAAGTGCGAGGGCTGCGACCGTACCAAGCAGTTCGAAGATGCCACCTATTGCGGCAGCTACGCACAGCCCGCAGCCAAGTGGGCTCTGGGCGCATGTAACTTTGCCACCCACGTCAAGGCTTCCCTTGACAAGCAGGGCAAGGTTAAGCTTAACCCCCTCAAGGCTTCCAAGCGCGCTGCCAAGGGCCGCTAG
- a CDS encoding M20 family metallo-hydrolase, with protein MLEQLFAFLDRQRDLVISLQTEMSARPALCPSSGGIGEVEKAAFLKDWLTANGIAYIEELRAPDNRVPCGYRPTLIARVPGKQKKTVWILAHTDVVPTGDPDLWTGDPWVVRVDGDTLCGRGVEDNQQGIVSGLLTAKALLELGVQPDLTLGLIFVADEETGSIYGLDYLMRQRPDLFAKDDLILVPDVGNAEGSMIEVAEKSILWLKVTVRGRQCHASRPALGVNSLEAAADLILRVRSLHDAFNRVDELFEPPISTFTPTKKELNVENVNTVPGMDVFYIDCRVLPGYDIADVRSAVRSLADEVERERGVSITLEDVQANQSTVSTPADCEVVKRLASAIRAVYAVEPRAMGIGGGTVAAHMRVHGLEVACWSKLGGQAHQPDEKSLISSNINDAKVMTSLLFK; from the coding sequence ATGCTGGAACAACTGTTCGCCTTTCTGGATCGGCAGCGCGACCTCGTTATCTCCCTGCAGACAGAAATGTCCGCCCGCCCTGCCCTGTGCCCCTCCAGCGGTGGCATAGGCGAAGTGGAAAAAGCCGCCTTCCTCAAGGACTGGCTCACCGCTAACGGCATCGCGTACATCGAAGAATTGCGCGCACCGGATAACCGCGTCCCCTGCGGTTACCGCCCCACTCTTATCGCGCGTGTTCCCGGAAAACAGAAGAAAACCGTCTGGATTCTCGCTCACACAGACGTGGTGCCCACCGGCGACCCGGACCTGTGGACCGGCGATCCGTGGGTGGTGCGTGTAGACGGCGACACCCTGTGCGGACGCGGCGTGGAAGACAACCAGCAGGGCATAGTCTCCGGCCTGCTTACCGCCAAGGCTCTGCTGGAGCTCGGTGTGCAGCCGGATTTGACGCTGGGCCTCATCTTCGTGGCCGACGAAGAAACAGGAAGCATCTACGGCCTCGACTACCTCATGCGGCAACGCCCGGACCTTTTCGCCAAGGACGACCTCATTCTCGTGCCTGACGTGGGCAACGCAGAAGGCTCCATGATTGAGGTGGCAGAAAAGTCCATCCTCTGGCTCAAGGTCACGGTCCGGGGCAGGCAGTGCCACGCCTCGCGCCCCGCACTCGGCGTCAACTCACTGGAAGCAGCGGCAGACCTCATCCTGCGTGTGCGCTCCCTGCACGATGCCTTCAACCGGGTAGATGAACTTTTCGAACCGCCCATCTCCACCTTCACACCCACCAAAAAAGAACTGAACGTGGAAAACGTGAACACCGTTCCGGGCATGGACGTGTTCTACATAGACTGCCGCGTCCTGCCCGGGTACGACATTGCGGACGTCCGTTCGGCTGTGCGCTCCCTTGCCGATGAGGTAGAGCGTGAGCGCGGTGTGAGCATAACCCTTGAGGATGTGCAGGCAAACCAGTCCACCGTCTCCACCCCTGCGGACTGCGAGGTGGTCAAACGCCTTGCCTCAGCCATACGCGCCGTATACGCTGTTGAACCCCGCGCCATGGGCATAGGCGGCGGCACCGTGGCGGCACATATGCGTGTCCACGGGCTTGAGGTAGCCTGCTGGAGCAAGCTTGGCGGTCAGGCGCACCAGCCAGACGAAAAAAGCCTTATATCCAGCAATATCAATGACGCCAAGGTCATGACAAGCCTGCTGTTCAAGTAA